A stretch of Christensenellaceae bacterium DNA encodes these proteins:
- the rbsB gene encoding sugar ABC transporter substrate-binding protein → MKKGKLLALVLAALMVFALAACSAAPETPSESTSAEQTTPATQTAAAESASAETGEASAEAVGEDMVDTQAFKKDGPYTIGFSDIQVVNTWRAQMHNELEAAAEEHGVTLYTTDAGGDTSKQVSDIQDLIAKGIDALLVAPGSTTATNSVTRQAIQQGIPVFMINAEVDDPDAYTGYVGSNNVDFGYITAKWLLNEIGGEGNIIVLNGIAGNSTSTLREEGLKKALEELPDGGENVNILATYYADWAYDKGKQSAEQALAAYPDIDAVWSQGGAMSQGVIEAFQAAGRDLVPITGEDNNGYLKMWNDLLPTGFTSIATSDPTWESVVALETALDALAGKPVLKDNYIAVPVITNDNLAEYVKPEYSDAYWCSSKLSKEKADELYLEK, encoded by the coding sequence ATGAAAAAAGGTAAATTGTTAGCATTGGTTCTGGCGGCGCTCATGGTATTTGCACTCGCAGCTTGCAGCGCGGCTCCGGAAACGCCAAGCGAAAGCACATCTGCGGAGCAGACCACGCCGGCAACGCAAACGGCAGCCGCAGAAAGCGCGTCTGCGGAAACCGGAGAGGCGTCCGCGGAAGCAGTGGGCGAAGACATGGTAGATACACAGGCTTTCAAAAAGGATGGCCCGTACACCATCGGCTTTTCCGACATCCAGGTAGTCAATACGTGGCGCGCGCAAATGCATAATGAACTGGAGGCTGCCGCAGAAGAACATGGCGTGACATTATATACAACAGATGCCGGCGGCGACACATCCAAACAGGTTTCGGATATTCAGGACCTGATTGCAAAAGGGATTGACGCATTGCTCGTCGCGCCGGGATCCACAACGGCGACCAACTCTGTGACAAGGCAGGCGATCCAACAGGGAATCCCTGTATTTATGATCAACGCAGAGGTGGACGATCCTGACGCTTATACCGGTTATGTAGGCTCCAACAACGTAGACTTCGGTTATATTACCGCGAAATGGCTGCTCAATGAAATCGGCGGCGAAGGAAATATCATTGTGCTCAACGGTATTGCAGGAAACTCGACCAGCACGCTGCGCGAAGAGGGATTGAAAAAGGCGCTGGAAGAACTGCCTGACGGCGGCGAGAACGTCAATATCCTTGCAACCTATTACGCGGACTGGGCGTACGACAAAGGAAAACAGAGTGCGGAGCAGGCGCTTGCGGCGTATCCGGACATCGACGCGGTATGGTCCCAGGGCGGCGCAATGTCCCAGGGCGTAATCGAAGCTTTCCAGGCGGCAGGCCGCGATCTCGTACCGATCACAGGCGAAGACAATAACGGTTACCTGAAAATGTGGAACGATCTGCTGCCTACTGGCTTTACCAGTATCGCCACCAGCGATCCCACATGGGAAAGCGTTGTAGCGCTTGAAACGGCGCTGGACGCACTGGCGGGAAAACCGGTCTTAAAAGACAACTATATTGCAGTACCGGTTATCACCAACGATAATCTGGCGGAATATGTAAAACCGGAATACTCCGACGCTTACTGGTGCAGTTCCAAACTGTCCAAGGAAAAGGCAGATGAACTCTATCTGGAAAAATAA